One Armatimonadota bacterium genomic window carries:
- a CDS encoding DEAD/DEAH box helicase translates to MSNSNSPIAPARKHGSGGSRNKFRNYGSSKQGSNNRFSSHQERGGLQPKPRTDEPKVVAVDFLRLGISEGLAARLGANSILHPTPIQEMAIPAALTGDDLIGLAQTGTGKTLAFGLPMLMTLASNQQGLVLAPTRELAMQIDETFRKLGVRTALLIGGAPMPKQISQLRGNPRVIVATPGRMQDHLNQRTADLRDVQTVVLDEADRMLDMGFVTAIRAILGKVPKGRQTMLFSATFPRSVEDISKDFMTDPTRVEIPRDTLTADTVTQELIVVEKDDKPEILTKLLKDNDGSILVFARTRHGARKIAKSINRQGHSAAEIHSDRTLAQRVTALNGFKSGEYRVLVATDIAARGIDVKNISLVINYDIPEHADDYVHRIGRTGRAGKKGHSITIATPEQHRDVRDIERLIKMKLDSSNLSQASLPEWQPKPPTPAKTRKFRPGGNRGGKAFAAKR, encoded by the coding sequence ATGTCTAACTCAAATTCCCCGATTGCGCCTGCCCGCAAGCATGGCTCTGGCGGCTCGCGCAACAAATTCCGCAATTACGGCTCCTCGAAGCAGGGGTCCAATAACCGATTTTCATCCCATCAGGAGCGAGGCGGCCTCCAACCCAAGCCGCGCACCGACGAACCCAAGGTGGTCGCCGTCGATTTTCTGCGACTCGGTATCAGCGAAGGACTCGCCGCTCGACTGGGCGCGAACTCGATTCTGCATCCAACTCCGATACAGGAGATGGCGATTCCGGCCGCGCTCACCGGCGACGACCTGATCGGTCTCGCGCAAACCGGAACCGGCAAGACGCTGGCGTTTGGCCTGCCAATGCTAATGACGCTTGCTAGCAACCAGCAGGGATTGGTGCTTGCACCGACCCGCGAACTGGCGATGCAGATCGACGAGACGTTTCGCAAGCTTGGCGTTCGGACCGCACTGCTGATCGGCGGAGCGCCGATGCCGAAGCAGATTTCGCAGTTGCGAGGCAATCCGCGAGTCATCGTGGCAACCCCGGGACGAATGCAGGATCACCTGAACCAGCGTACCGCTGACCTACGAGATGTGCAGACCGTCGTTCTCGACGAAGCCGACCGAATGCTCGATATGGGCTTTGTCACGGCTATCCGCGCGATCCTCGGCAAGGTGCCTAAGGGACGCCAGACGATGCTCTTCTCGGCCACGTTCCCTCGATCGGTTGAAGATATTTCGAAGGACTTTATGACCGACCCGACTCGGGTCGAGATTCCGCGCGACACGCTGACGGCCGATACGGTGACGCAAGAGCTGATCGTGGTGGAGAAGGACGATAAGCCCGAGATTCTGACCAAGCTCCTCAAGGATAACGACGGCTCGATTCTGGTGTTTGCCCGTACGCGCCACGGCGCACGCAAGATCGCAAAGTCGATCAACAGGCAAGGGCACTCCGCCGCCGAAATCCATTCAGATCGAACGCTGGCTCAGCGCGTAACCGCGCTCAACGGGTTCAAAAGCGGCGAGTATCGGGTGCTGGTGGCAACTGACATCGCGGCACGTGGCATCGACGTCAAGAACATCTCGCTGGTCATCAACTACGACATTCCCGAGCATGCGGACGACTACGTGCACCGAATCGGGCGAACCGGACGAGCAGGGAAGAAGGGGCATTCGATTACGATCGCAACCCCGGAGCAGCACCGCGACGTGCGCGACATCGAGCGACTGATCAAAATGAAGCTCGACTCGTCGAATCTGTCTCAGGCAAGCTTGCCCGAATGGCAGCCCAAGCCGCCGACTCCGGCGAAGACACGCAAGTTCCGACCAGGTGGAAACCGTGGCGGTAAGGCGTTCGCCGCAAAGCGGTAG
- the flhB gene encoding flagellar biosynthesis protein FlhB, whose translation MAGESGQEKTEQPTDRRKKEARKKGTVAKSMDMISAVVFMSILMSAPTIIGMGFQGFKDGFRSSMTVANLEPTSANIGRATFAAIQPMLPALAMLMGVAMMVGLVGNYAQVGFNFSAEAMAPKFSKLNPANGLKRLFGKPALFDLAKSLVKLFLFSWMTYTAIRDNWLQIGMIWSLSPLGAFAVIGGIIRTILLRVGMVWLILAVGDFIFQKKQVNDQLKMTKEEVRQEMKDAETSPELKGARMRQARKLTRMRMTQAVQSADVIVTNPTHYAVALSYNQGKSHAPVVVAKGVDHLAFRIREIAKEAGVPIVENRPLARALHKQCEVGDFVPRELFQSVAEVLAYVYRMTKKVRK comes from the coding sequence ATGGCGGGCGAAAGCGGACAAGAGAAGACAGAACAACCAACAGACCGTCGTAAAAAGGAGGCTCGCAAAAAAGGCACCGTCGCCAAGTCGATGGACATGATCAGTGCCGTCGTCTTCATGTCGATCCTGATGTCGGCCCCGACCATCATCGGCATGGGCTTCCAGGGCTTCAAGGACGGATTCCGAAGCTCGATGACGGTTGCCAATCTCGAACCGACATCGGCCAACATTGGCCGCGCGACCTTTGCCGCGATTCAGCCGATGCTTCCCGCGCTTGCTATGTTGATGGGGGTGGCGATGATGGTTGGCCTCGTGGGGAACTATGCTCAGGTTGGATTCAATTTCAGCGCCGAGGCGATGGCGCCGAAATTCAGCAAGCTCAACCCCGCTAATGGCCTGAAGCGACTTTTCGGTAAACCCGCTCTGTTCGATCTGGCCAAGAGCCTGGTCAAGTTATTCCTGTTTTCGTGGATGACCTACACCGCCATCCGCGACAACTGGCTTCAGATCGGCATGATCTGGAGCTTGTCGCCGCTCGGCGCATTTGCCGTCATCGGCGGCATCATCCGTACCATCCTGCTCCGCGTGGGCATGGTGTGGCTGATCCTGGCCGTCGGCGACTTCATCTTCCAAAAGAAGCAGGTGAACGATCAGCTCAAGATGACCAAGGAAGAGGTTCGGCAGGAAATGAAGGACGCCGAGACTTCGCCTGAATTAAAAGGCGCGCGGATGCGACAGGCGAGAAAGCTGACACGGATGCGGATGACCCAGGCGGTTCAGTCGGCGGATGTCATCGTCACGAACCCGACGCACTATGCGGTGGCACTGTCGTACAACCAGGGCAAGAGCCATGCGCCGGTGGTGGTGGCGAAGGGTGTGGACCATTTGGCATTCCGCATTCGAGAGATTGCCAAGGAAGCAGGTGTGCCGATCGTCGAGAATCGACCGCTTGCCCGAGCCCTGCACAAGCAGTGCGAAGTCGGCGACTTCGTGCCGCGCGAACTGTTCCAGTCGGTCGCCGAAGTCCTAGCTTACGTTTACCGAATGACGAAAAAGGTTCGAAAGTAG
- a CDS encoding alpha-glucosidase/alpha-galactosidase gives MPRKINVVMMGAGSFFTNSVLRDVILIPDNLGGELRLCDIDPVRLELQAKLMQKVVDAVGQSDKWKLVKSTNRRELLPGADYVINSIEVSGVDCVRFDNDIPLEFGISQNIGDTIGPGGLMKGMRTIPVYIGILQDMRELCPKARMLNYTNPMNMMILAGTRAVPEIEQIGLCHSVQGTSRMLAGFAEVPYEQVQWQCAGINHLAWFTEFNGPDGKSLYPKLMAMAADRSSEFATKEPVRSDMMLHFGAFITESSGHLSEYLPYYRKRKDLLDKYTDTGYRGEESFYANNWPNWRKTADENRDKMISGEKELDLKRSFEYGAWIIESIEKNAPIVVYGNMAPNNGCIANLPTDGCIEVACLINHNGYQPTKYGRLPKQMAAICDSNMRMFDLAADAAVQRSIQLAEWALMLDPLTAAVCSPAEVKELTRRLFEAEAQFLPGFK, from the coding sequence ATGCCCCGCAAGATCAACGTCGTAATGATGGGCGCGGGAAGCTTCTTCACGAATTCGGTGCTCCGCGATGTCATTCTCATCCCTGATAACCTCGGCGGTGAGCTTCGCCTGTGCGACATCGACCCGGTTCGTCTCGAGCTCCAAGCCAAGCTCATGCAGAAGGTCGTGGACGCCGTCGGCCAGAGCGATAAATGGAAGCTGGTCAAATCCACCAACCGACGTGAACTGCTCCCTGGTGCCGACTACGTCATCAACTCTATCGAGGTCAGCGGCGTCGACTGCGTTCGATTCGACAACGACATCCCGCTCGAATTCGGCATCAGCCAAAACATCGGTGACACCATCGGCCCGGGCGGCCTGATGAAGGGCATGCGAACGATCCCAGTCTACATCGGCATTCTCCAGGACATGCGCGAGCTTTGCCCCAAAGCGCGGATGCTCAACTACACGAACCCGATGAACATGATGATCCTCGCCGGAACCCGCGCGGTACCCGAGATTGAGCAGATCGGCCTTTGCCACTCGGTCCAAGGCACGTCTCGCATGCTCGCCGGGTTCGCCGAAGTTCCTTACGAGCAGGTTCAGTGGCAGTGCGCTGGCATCAACCACCTCGCTTGGTTCACGGAGTTCAATGGCCCGGACGGCAAGTCGCTCTATCCGAAGCTGATGGCGATGGCCGCCGACCGCTCGTCCGAGTTTGCCACCAAGGAGCCGGTCCGCTCCGATATGATGCTCCACTTCGGCGCCTTCATTACCGAATCCAGCGGCCACCTCAGTGAGTACCTTCCCTACTACCGCAAGCGAAAGGACCTCCTCGACAAGTACACCGACACCGGATATCGCGGCGAAGAGTCGTTCTACGCCAACAACTGGCCGAACTGGCGCAAAACCGCCGACGAAAACCGCGACAAAATGATCTCCGGTGAGAAGGAACTCGACCTCAAGCGCTCGTTCGAATACGGCGCGTGGATCATCGAATCCATCGAGAAGAATGCCCCGATCGTGGTGTACGGAAACATGGCACCCAACAACGGCTGCATCGCCAACCTTCCGACCGATGGCTGTATCGAAGTCGCCTGTTTGATCAACCATAACGGCTACCAGCCGACCAAGTACGGACGCCTGCCCAAGCAAATGGCCGCCATCTGCGACTCGAACATGCGCATGTTCGACCTCGCTGCCGACGCGGCCGTCCAACGATCGATCCAACTCGCCGAATGGGCTTTGATGCTCGATCCGCTTACCGCCGCCGTGTGCTCACCGGCTGAGGTCAAAGAACTGACTCGACGATTGTTCGAAGCCGAAGCTCAGTTCCTGCCGGGATTTAAGTAG
- a CDS encoding NAD-dependent deacylase — MNVVVLTGAGISRESGIKTFRDEDGLWAGYNIEEVCTPTALARDPQKVLDFYNLRRREVAACEPNAGHFALAELEKYADVTVVTQNIDDLHERAGSTNVIHIHGEVFKARSIDDDELIVEVRGDFNVGDLAPDGGQLRPHVCFFHEMPYRWNEVAFLAMDADVFAVIGTSLNVYPAAGLVDVTKAKSIYIIDPNPPRVASRWGNIEVIAEPATTGVQQLVNLLRN, encoded by the coding sequence ATGAATGTTGTCGTCCTTACTGGAGCCGGAATCTCGCGCGAGTCGGGAATCAAAACCTTTCGCGACGAGGATGGCCTTTGGGCGGGCTACAACATCGAGGAGGTCTGCACTCCGACCGCTCTGGCGCGCGACCCGCAGAAAGTCCTCGACTTCTACAACTTGCGGCGCAGGGAAGTAGCGGCGTGCGAACCCAACGCTGGTCACTTTGCTCTCGCCGAACTGGAGAAGTATGCCGACGTGACGGTGGTGACGCAGAACATCGACGACCTGCACGAGCGAGCCGGGAGCACGAACGTGATTCATATCCACGGCGAGGTGTTCAAGGCTCGGAGCATAGACGACGACGAACTCATCGTCGAGGTGCGCGGCGACTTTAACGTCGGCGATCTCGCGCCGGATGGCGGCCAGCTTCGCCCGCACGTGTGCTTCTTTCACGAGATGCCGTATCGATGGAATGAGGTCGCATTCCTGGCGATGGATGCCGACGTCTTCGCCGTGATCGGAACCTCGCTGAACGTCTATCCGGCGGCCGGGCTGGTCGATGTCACCAAAGCAAAGTCGATCTACATCATCGACCCGAATCCGCCAAGGGTGGCGTCGCGGTGGGGAAATATCGAGGTCATCGCCGAGCCTGCGACGACTGGAGTCCAGCAATTGGTTAACCTCTTGCGGAATTAG
- the fliQ gene encoding flagellar type III secretion system protein FliQ, producing MNQALALDTARLGMQTALMVSLPILGTSLLIGLLVSLFQAVTQVQEATLTFVPKLIGVGIATALLGNWMLITMIQFVHLCFQRAAGLGLQ from the coding sequence ATGAACCAAGCTCTCGCTCTCGATACCGCCCGCCTCGGCATGCAGACCGCCCTCATGGTCTCATTGCCGATTCTGGGCACCAGCCTCCTGATCGGCCTGTTGGTCAGCCTCTTTCAGGCCGTCACCCAGGTTCAGGAAGCGACCCTGACGTTCGTGCCGAAGCTCATCGGCGTCGGCATCGCCACCGCCCTCCTGGGGAACTGGATGCTGATCACGATGATCCAGTTCGTTCATCTGTGCTTCCAGCGCGCCGCCGGTTTGGGTCTGCAGTAA
- the fliP gene encoding flagellar type III secretion system pore protein FliP (The bacterial flagellar biogenesis protein FliP forms a type III secretion system (T3SS)-type pore required for flagellar assembly.): MKKLFWILVLLGLIQVASAQAGLPKISIGMDQAHTQGDVSTSLQIMAMLTVLSLAPALMILTTAFTRIVIILSFVRTAIGTQSIPPNQVIIGLSLFLTFFVMGPTWTKVNDQALQPYFAHKIDQKVAIDRASVPVRNFMLKNTYEKDLRLFLDIRKEAPKSKEDVSLTTLIPAFVVSELKTAFVVGFYIFIPFLIIDLIVASGLMSMGMMMLPPSMVSLPAKLLVFILADGWGTLVSAILAGYR; the protein is encoded by the coding sequence ATGAAAAAGCTCTTTTGGATTCTCGTGTTGCTCGGTCTGATCCAAGTCGCTTCGGCGCAGGCAGGGCTCCCCAAAATCAGTATCGGAATGGACCAAGCTCACACTCAGGGTGACGTTTCCACTTCGTTGCAGATTATGGCGATGCTGACCGTGCTCAGCTTGGCCCCCGCGCTCATGATCCTCACGACGGCGTTCACCCGCATCGTGATCATCCTCAGTTTTGTTCGCACCGCTATCGGCACGCAGTCGATTCCGCCGAACCAAGTCATCATCGGCCTGTCGCTGTTCCTCACCTTCTTCGTGATGGGACCGACGTGGACCAAGGTGAACGACCAAGCGCTTCAGCCTTACTTCGCCCATAAGATCGACCAGAAGGTCGCGATCGATCGAGCCAGCGTTCCGGTCCGAAACTTCATGCTGAAGAACACCTACGAAAAGGACCTGCGACTCTTCCTCGATATCCGCAAAGAAGCGCCCAAGAGCAAGGAAGACGTATCTCTCACGACGCTGATTCCGGCGTTCGTGGTGAGCGAACTCAAAACCGCGTTCGTCGTCGGCTTCTACATCTTCATTCCGTTCCTTATCATCGACCTCATTGTGGCGAGCGGCCTGATGAGTATGGGCATGATGATGCTTCCACCATCGATGGTGTCGCTCCCTGCGAAACTTCTCGTCTTCATTCTCGCCGACGGGTGGGGAACCCTTGTCTCGGCCATCTTGGCAGGATACAGATAA